The genomic region ACTTCTTCAAATTGAACAAGCTTGGATTTTCTCAAAATTCTTCCAAAGAAAGAAAAATATCGTTCTTTAATTGTTCTTTCAAAATCCTTGCCCTTAAATCTTCCAAACTCTCCTTTCAAATAAGCCATGTCTTTTTTGAGCACAGCTACATCCTGTTTGAGCACAGCTACATCCTGTTTAAGCACAGCTACATCCTGTTTGAGCACAGCTACATCCTGTTTGAGCACAGCTACATCCTGTTTAAGAATTTCCACATCTTTTTCGATTTTATCCACTCTTTTGAGAAGGTCATCAAATTTTTTAGGAAGTTCAAGAAGTTCTGTGGTCAAAATAATCTTTCTCAACTCCTCCAGCCACTCAGGGTGACTTTTCAATGCCTGCAGAATATCTGCAAAAGTAAGTATTGGATATTCCCTCATTTCTTTTTCTATGTCTTTTTCAATGGCTTGCATATTAAAATTATAGCAAATTTTTAAGATAATTTTAATATGAAATGTGCAAACTGCGATTGTTTAAATAAATTAAGTTTTTAATTTTTCCTTAAGTTTTTCCATAAATTTTTTATAATCTTTTTCACTAAAGAAAGCTGAACCCATAACAAGAATGTCAGCTCCTGCTTTAACAATTTCTTTTGCGTTTTCAAGTTTTACCCCACCATCAACTTCTACTAACACTTGATATCCTTTTTTTAGAATCATTGATTTGGCTATTTTTATTTTATCTATAGAAGAAGGAATAAAATTTTGCCCTCCAAATCCTGGATTAACTGACATTATTAACAAAAGATCAATATCGTGAATTATCTCTTCTACTGTATTTAAAGGTGTTGCAGGATTTAATGAAACCCCTGCTTTAATACCCTGTTCTTTTATTTGCCAAACTGTTCTGTGCAAATGGATACAAGTCTCAACATGAACCGTAAGATAGTCAGCACCAGCCTTTACAAAATCCGAAATGTATTGTTCAGGATTTGTTATCATTAAATGGACATCAAGGGGAAGATGAGTCGTTTTTCTTACAGCCTCTACTATTAATGGTCCAATTGTTATATTTGGAACAAAATGACCATCCATTACATCAATATGAATCATATCTACTCCAGCTTTCTCAGCAAGCTTAATCTCTTCAGAAAGTCTTCCAAAATCAGCTGAAAGGATTGATGGTGCTATCATTACCACAGGATTCCTCCTTATCTAAGTATTTTTCAATAATTCTTTTAGTTGCCTTAAAAGCTGAATTAAAAGCATACATAATACTTCCACGACCTTTAGATATATCTCCAACTAAAAAAATTCTCTGAAGGTTGCTTTCTCCAAATTCATCAATTTTAGGTTTTCCATCAATAAGTTCTATTCCTATTTTTTGTAAAAACTCCTCAGGAGTGCTACCGCCAAGGCAATAAAAGATTTTTGAAAAAGTTTCTTCAGAACCGTCTTTAAATACTACTTTAATTTGGTCATCTGCAGGTTCCAGTCTTTCTATATCAGTTCCTAAAAGAAATCGTATTCTGTTTTTTCTTTTTTCAAGCTCTTTCAGGTTTTCTTCGTTTACTCTAAAAAGTTTTTCTCTTCTGTAAGAAAGAAAAACAAAGCAATTTTTAGAAAGAACACATGCAGTTTCAACTGCAGAATTTCCTCCTCCTACAACAAGTATTTTTTCATCTTTAGGAAGCTCTTTAGGGATCTTGAAAAATACTTTATTTTTGGCTTCTTCAGGAATTGGATAAGAAGGTTTACGCGGAGTATCAAATACTCCTATAGCCAATATTACTATGTAACTTTTAGCCACTATTAAGTCATTATGTTTTATCACATAAAAATCACTCAGTCTTTCTACTCCGTCAATTCTTTTATTAAACTTGATGGTGATTTCATAATCTTTTACATATTTACGCATTCTTTCAAGAAAAGCCTCTTTTGGTTCTGTTTGAAAGTCGCATATACCCTGGGCATCCAAGTCAATTCCTTTAAAAACTTTATCAACTCTTTTATGTGGAGGATAAAGGTTTCTTATTGTTGAGCAGATATCTTCACCTTTTTCAAAAATAATTAAATCATTAACTCCTTTTGCCTTTAATTCTACCGCTGCTGCCAGTCCTGCTGGACCAGCTCCTATTATACTTATAAATGTTTTCATAGATTTTATCCCATTTTGTGTAATTTAATAGTATTTGACTGACCGGATACAATTACTATCTTATCTGAAGCATTCGCAATCCCTGAATTTTTAAGATTATCTTCAATTTCTTTTAGAGAAAAATTTTTATTCCACATAGGAATTATTCCCCAGAAGAGAGAGAGTTTTCTGTAAGTTTTTTCTTTAATACTAAAAGCAATTACTGGCATTTGTGGCCTTAGTTTTGACAATACTCTTGTTGTTGATGCAAATTCGGTAAAAACAACAATTGCTTTTGCATTAATGTCCTGGGCAACTTTAACTGCACCAGAGGCTATAGCCTCAGCAAAAGAACTGCCAACTTTATAAAGAACAGGGATTCTGTGGGATAAATTTTTTTCTGTAAATTTTATAATTGCACTCATTGTTTTAACTGCTTCCACTGGATACCTTCCTGTGGCTGTTTCTGCAGAAAGCATTAATGCATCTGTTCCATCAAGAACAGCATTTGCAACATCAGTTGCCTCTGCACGGGTGGGTCTTGAGTGTTGCCTCATTGATTCCAGCATCTGCGTTGCGGTGATAACAATTTTACATTTCTGATTTGCAAGTTCTATTAATTTTTTCTGATAAACAGGAACTTCATGAATTGGGAGAGAAATGCCCAAATCTCCTCTTGCAACCATTATTCCATCAACAACATCAAGAATTTCTTCAATATTTTCAATCGCTTCTTTTCTTTCTATCTTTGCTATAATAGGAGGAAGGATTAAACCCTGGTCACTTGCCCATTGTTTTATTGATAGTAAATCGTTTTTATTTTTTACAAAAGAAATGGCAATATAATCCACATCAAAGTTAATGCCGAATAAGAGATCTGTTTTATCTTTATCGGTGAAACTTAAGCGGGCATTTAAATTGGGGAAATTAATTCCTTTTTTAGGTTTGAGAATTCCGCCTTCTTTCACCCCTGCTATAATTTTGTCATTAAGTTTTTTGATTATCTCAAGCCTTATCAATCCATCATCAATTAAAATTTCCTCACCTTCTTTGACTTCATGAATTAAATTTTTATAAGGCACAAAAAGAGTTTTTGAAGTAGATATCCCATGACCGGACAAAATTTCCACTGTTTCACCTTCAGTAAGTTCAATTTCTCCTCCATTTATATTATTTATTCTTAACTTACTGCCCTGAAGATCTTGAAGTATTGCAACAGGTTTACCGAGCTTGAATGATTCTTCTCTTATTGCAGTTATAATCTCAGAATAGTAAAAATGATCTCCATGAGAGAAATTAAGTCTCGCAACATCCATTCCTGCTTGAATCATTTGAGAAATTATCTCTCTTTTATCTGATGAAGGACCTATCGTGGCTACAATCTTTGTCTTCCTCATCTTAGCTATTTATAATCTCCATGCATTTTTTAACATCTTCTGAACTGCCCATAAATACAGGCACTCTTTGATGGAGAGCCTGTGGTTTAATATTCAAAATATCTTCTGTTCCATTAGTTGCTAATCCACCTGCTTGTTTCACTAAGAAAGCCATGGGAGCTGCTTCATAAAGAAGTCTTATTTTTGCCTTTGAACCAACTAATGGATAAGCAAATATCCCGCCTTTCATAATTGTTCTATGGATGTCTGTAACCATTGCTCCAGCCCATCTAAGAGTATATCCTTCTGTTTTAAAGAAATCTACACATTTTCTAATTCTTTCGTCCCATTTATTGTAATAAGATTCGTTAAATCCATAAATTTTGCCTTTCTCAGGAATTTTTATATCCGGATGAGAAAGTAAATAAGTCCCGACCATTGGATCAAGGGTGAAGCCATAAACACCGTTTCCAGTTGAATAAACAAGCATGGTTGATGTTCCATAAATAACATATCCAGCAGCAACTATTTTTTTACCTTCCTGTAAAAATGTTGATTCATCTGAAGAAGTCTTTCTCCATATTGAAAAAATTGTGCCCACTGATGTATTTGCATCAATTACAGAGGAACCATCAAGAGGGTCTATTGCTATAATATATTTCCCATCTTTGCCTTCTTCAGGAAACAGAGCATGTTCCATTTCTTCACTTGCGACGGCGTAAAAATCACCGCTTCCACTTAAGTGCTCTATAAGAACTCTGTTTGAAAGAGTATCTAATTTTTGAACTTCTTCTCCCTGCACATTTATTCTTCCTGTTTTTCCAATTACATCAACAAGTCCAGCCATTCTGATATAAGAGGAAATAATTTTTGTTGCATTTTCTATTGCCATCAAAGCATGGGAAAGCGTACCTGTAGCTTCAGGATGTTTTCTTTCTTCTTCAAGAATAAATCTGTTTAAATCTATTCCTTTTTTTATCTCCATTTTGACTCCTCCTAAAATTTTAAATTTACATTTACAGGATTTATGTATTCAGTGACGAGCTGTATTGAATTCTTCACTCTGAGTTTTTCAAATATCATGTCAAAAGTTTTTGAAAGCTCATCCATTATGGCGCTTTTAATATCATCTGAAAGGCTCCACCACTGTTTTTTGAAAGGACCAAATCCTTTTTTCCTTGTTTTATATATAAATTGCTCATATGTCATATCCTGTTTCCATTCTTCTTTACATTTTTCTTGAAGGTAGTTATAAATCTCATTTTTTAACCAATCTGGTGCCAGTTCATACATTAAATTTTGAAATCCTGTGGCAAGATGGATTTCAGATGTATAAGATTCAGGAAATTTATCAAATAACTCCATTGGCAAAGTGGATGCTCCATGCTGAACAGCACCGCTCAATCCATATTTTTTTTGAGCTACACTTCCAATTGACTTTAAAACATTAAAATCTAACTTGACCTGAGCCAGTGTTCCATCTTTTAAAGGAATTCCGCCATGAGCTGTTCCTGTTTGAACACTAATTTTTGAAATACCTTTCTTGGAATTTAGATTTTTTAAATAACCTTCCATAAAGGCTTCAAACTCTTCAACTGTGGAGTTCTTGCCACCAATGTGACCTATTTCTCCTCCTACGCTAATCATTATTTCGTCCGGTTGTAACTGTCTTATGTAATCTGTAAGCATAGCTGTAATAGTAAAGTTTTTCTTCTGTTGCTCCTGCAGACTTTTCTTTGAGTAATCAACCATTGTAGAAGCATCTATATCTATATTGAAAAAACCAGCATCTATTGATTCTTTTATTAAATCTTTAACAGCATTAATTTCGTTTTCA from Thermodesulfovibrio sp. 3907-1M harbors:
- the rpe gene encoding ribulose-phosphate 3-epimerase — its product is MVMIAPSILSADFGRLSEEIKLAEKAGVDMIHIDVMDGHFVPNITIGPLIVEAVRKTTHLPLDVHLMITNPEQYISDFVKAGADYLTVHVETCIHLHRTVWQIKEQGIKAGVSLNPATPLNTVEEIIHDIDLLLIMSVNPGFGGQNFIPSSIDKIKIAKSMILKKGYQVLVEVDGGVKLENAKEIVKAGADILVMGSAFFSEKDYKKFMEKLKEKLKT
- a CDS encoding NAD(P)-binding domain-containing protein codes for the protein MKTFISIIGAGPAGLAAAVELKAKGVNDLIIFEKGEDICSTIRNLYPPHKRVDKVFKGIDLDAQGICDFQTEPKEAFLERMRKYVKDYEITIKFNKRIDGVERLSDFYVIKHNDLIVAKSYIVILAIGVFDTPRKPSYPIPEEAKNKVFFKIPKELPKDEKILVVGGGNSAVETACVLSKNCFVFLSYRREKLFRVNEENLKELEKRKNRIRFLLGTDIERLEPADDQIKVVFKDGSEETFSKIFYCLGGSTPEEFLQKIGIELIDGKPKIDEFGESNLQRIFLVGDISKGRGSIMYAFNSAFKATKRIIEKYLDKEESCGNDSTINPFS
- the pyk gene encoding pyruvate kinase, which codes for MRKTKIVATIGPSSDKREIISQMIQAGMDVARLNFSHGDHFYYSEIITAIREESFKLGKPVAILQDLQGSKLRINNINGGEIELTEGETVEILSGHGISTSKTLFVPYKNLIHEVKEGEEILIDDGLIRLEIIKKLNDKIIAGVKEGGILKPKKGINFPNLNARLSFTDKDKTDLLFGINFDVDYIAISFVKNKNDLLSIKQWASDQGLILPPIIAKIERKEAIENIEEILDVVDGIMVARGDLGISLPIHEVPVYQKKLIELANQKCKIVITATQMLESMRQHSRPTRAEATDVANAVLDGTDALMLSAETATGRYPVEAVKTMSAIIKFTEKNLSHRIPVLYKVGSSFAEAIASGAVKVAQDINAKAIVVFTEFASTTRVLSKLRPQMPVIAFSIKEKTYRKLSLFWGIIPMWNKNFSLKEIEDNLKNSGIANASDKIVIVSGQSNTIKLHKMG
- the fbp gene encoding class 1 fructose-bisphosphatase, which codes for MEIKKGIDLNRFILEEERKHPEATGTLSHALMAIENATKIISSYIRMAGLVDVIGKTGRINVQGEEVQKLDTLSNRVLIEHLSGSGDFYAVASEEMEHALFPEEGKDGKYIIAIDPLDGSSVIDANTSVGTIFSIWRKTSSDESTFLQEGKKIVAAGYVIYGTSTMLVYSTGNGVYGFTLDPMVGTYLLSHPDIKIPEKGKIYGFNESYYNKWDERIRKCVDFFKTEGYTLRWAGAMVTDIHRTIMKGGIFAYPLVGSKAKIRLLYEAAPMAFLVKQAGGLATNGTEDILNIKPQALHQRVPVFMGSSEDVKKCMEIINS
- a CDS encoding class II fructose-bisphosphate aldolase, producing the protein MRNKIAQTIEELDFNDVDNLIWSAVFSSHEEVRKKAKELIYLKGLQHGVIPSSIQNIYEAMGRGDIGSITVPAINIRGLTYYAARAIFRSAKKNNTGLIIFEIARSEIGYTYQRPSEYTVNIIAAALQEGFHYPVFLQGDHFQINKKNFEKNPENEINAVKDLIKESIDAGFFNIDIDASTMVDYSKKSLQEQQKKNFTITAMLTDYIRQLQPDEIMISVGGEIGHIGGKNSTVEEFEAFMEGYLKNLNSKKGISKISVQTGTAHGGIPLKDGTLAQVKLDFNVLKSIGSVAQKKYGLSGAVQHGASTLPMELFDKFPESYTSEIHLATGFQNLMYELAPDWLKNEIYNYLQEKCKEEWKQDMTYEQFIYKTRKKGFGPFKKQWWSLSDDIKSAIMDELSKTFDMIFEKLRVKNSIQLVTEYINPVNVNLKF